The Triticum aestivum cultivar Chinese Spring chromosome 7B, IWGSC CS RefSeq v2.1, whole genome shotgun sequence genome window below encodes:
- the LOC123158643 gene encoding putative receptor-like protein kinase At4g00960: MWSVHGELEKKLQDSNATPMSLPLEFLEDITCDFSTESVLGEGGYVIVYKGVLRSGKIIAVKKLFEMRLKEETFHNEVSNLMGIKHQNVVQFIGYCAESRWEAIETPSGSGKHVLAEIPKRLLCFEYISNKSLEKHISDESLGLEWNMRYKIIKGICSGMHFLHDACHIVHLDLKPENILIDSTMTPKIADFGLSRIFGEQESRIVTDNRAGTCGYMAPEYLIRGVVSNKADIFSVGVIVIEIITGHRDYPYFQQDNPHSTAASLQQFTEKVLLSWRNKFISTPNYKSTERSIRQVRQCICIALECVDPGMEKRPTPKDILEMLNGVDKMVANDELQSDMHCKDMLQALNTTVSNDPTSQNRSITNDMLNKETDSKLVANVKSVEGLSLTPLPESNKISEIVKGWAEKASSKPQPTSDTTIVQAIPALTQIISREIPKKRMVSLDVNLTESWIATGHEDGYIDICDYIMQKSICFIKTEEHGYFPGKLSTFFSSI; encoded by the exons ATGTGGAGTGTACATGGTGAATTGGAGAAGAAGCTACAGGACTCAAATGCAACACCAATGTCCCTTCCACTAGAGTTTTTGGAAGACATCACATGTGATTTTTCCACAGAGTCGGTACTTGGCGAAGGCGGGTATGTGATAGTTTACAAG GGAGTTCTTCGGAGTGGGAAAATCATCGCTGTGAAGAAGCTGTTTGAAATGCGTCTAAAAGAGGAGACATTTCATAATGAGGTCAGTAATCTTATGGGGATCAAGCACCAAAACGTAGTGCAGTTTATAGGTTACTGTGCCGAATCAAGATGGGAAGCAATAGAGACACCAAGTGGAAGTGGGAAGCATGTTCTTGCCGAAATTCCAAAGAGGTTGCTCTGCTTCGAGTACATATCCAACAAAAGCCTCGAGAAACATATTTCCG ATGAATCTTTGGGGCTTGAGTGGAATATGAGATACAAGATAATCAAGGGGATTTGCAGTGGTATGCATTTCCTTCATGATGCATGCCATATCGTTCATCTTGACCTAAAGCCAGAAAATATATTGATAGACTCTACTATGACACCAAAAATCGCGGATTTTGGTTTGTCAAGGATCTTTGGAGAGCAAGAATCACGAATTGTCACTGATAACCGTGCTGGAACATG TGGATATATGGCACCAGAATACTTAATCCGAGGTGTAGTCTCAAACAAAGCGGATATCTTCAGTGTTGGTGTAATAGTCATAGAGATAATTACAGGTCATAGGGACTATCCATATTTTCAGCAAGATAATCCTCACAGTACCGCAGCATCACTCCAGCAGTTCACAGAAAAA GTGCTCCTAAGCTGGAGGAACAAATTCATATCCACACCAAACTATAAATCAACAGAAAGATCTATCCGACAAGTAAGACAATGTATTTGCATAGCCCTTGAATGTGTGGACCCTGGCATGGAGAAAAGACCCACTCCAAAGGATATACTCGAAATGCTTAACGGAGTAGACAAG ATGGTGGCCAATGATGAGCTGCAGTCAGACATGCACTGCAAGGACATGCTGCAGGCTCTGAACACTACTGTGAGTAACGATCCCACATCCCAGAACCGGAGTATCACTAACGACATGTTAAACAAAGAGACAGATAGTAAATTGGTGGCTAATGTGAAATCGGTGGAGGGTTTGTCACTGACACCTTTACCAGAATCAAACAAAATCAGTGAGATAGTGAAGGGGTGGGCAGAAAAGGCATCCAGTAAGCCACAACCAACAAGCGACACAACCATTGTG CAAGCAATCCCAGCTTTAACACAG ATCATATCTAGGGAGATACCTAAGAAGCGCATGGTTTCACTAGACGTAAATCTGACAGAGTCATG GATTGCAACAGGCCATGAAGATGGATATATTGATATATGTGATTATATCATGCAG